In the Thalassoglobus sp. JC818 genome, one interval contains:
- a CDS encoding c-type cytochrome domain-containing protein — MRDRCIDLAIFFAFVAAAVLPQQAIAEVDYSTEIAPIFQKYCAGCHNDADREGEFSAESFRSMSEGVEDRPAFLAGDPQSSLVFRLISGADEPKMPPEDEPAPTAEEVEKIRLWLEEGARGPEGEEPDRMTLKTPDVPSRTELKPITAVDWSMTGDALAIARFGNVEMQRQLRTRDVETGKKKQHWHSVSQLSDLNGKVSSVHFCLGGGKLVTASGVAGLGGVATLWEWPLGRKVLEVQGHRDLIYDAEVSPDGTLLATCSYDKDIILWDIKTGKPVRTLSGHNGAVYDIAFSPDGTTLASASADATCKVWRVRDGARLDTLGQPLREQYCVAFSPDGNHIAAAGADNRIRVWKFVSRSEARINPIVYARFAHEGPIVQLQYTADGQSLVSVSDDRSIKVWETAGLTETQVLENQPEVAMALSISPNGDEFVVGRMDGTLDFYPIKKNSKRGSRVKEQVAIEIRPKVNEDKPSSTVAEVEPNQSVESAQDVSLPVTITGLIHAEGAADEDCFRFSAEEGEEWVFEVDAARSKSMLDSIIDIRDESGKPVERVLLQAVRDSYFTFRGKTADQSNDFRVFNWDEMTLNEYLYANGEVVKLWLYPRGPDSGYDVYPGSGNRWGYFDTTPLAHALGEPCYIVRPYPPGSEIIPNGLPIFTVNYENDDEARRQLGKDSRLFFVAPKTGQYVLRIRDVRGMSGENYHYKLIARSRTPDFKTQLVDRKLNVPSGGAAEFRIKVDRLDNFDGEITVDVAGLPERFRSSLPVTIEEEQIEAQAVLIADPGAEKLTEEELSRIEFTATANIRGEIVRHSVDGFDEVSVEAAPKLHLAIGPADGGAQPVATSDSGILEFEIRPGETIMLEVQAERNEYDGLISFGNEDSGRNLSHGLYVDNIGLNGLLLLENQSQREFFITADDWVQPQTRLFHLRTGNAGGHATLPVRLKILPDSPGAETGAE; from the coding sequence ATGCGTGATCGTTGTATTGATTTAGCCATCTTCTTCGCTTTCGTGGCTGCTGCCGTTTTGCCACAACAGGCGATAGCTGAAGTGGACTATTCCACGGAGATCGCGCCGATCTTTCAAAAGTATTGTGCAGGATGCCATAACGATGCAGACCGCGAGGGCGAGTTCTCTGCGGAGTCGTTTCGCTCCATGAGTGAAGGTGTCGAGGATCGGCCAGCATTTCTGGCAGGCGATCCTCAATCCAGCCTCGTTTTCCGGCTGATTTCCGGAGCTGATGAGCCGAAGATGCCGCCTGAAGATGAACCTGCACCCACTGCTGAGGAAGTTGAAAAGATTCGGCTTTGGCTCGAAGAGGGAGCACGCGGTCCGGAAGGAGAAGAACCGGATCGTATGACGCTCAAGACACCTGACGTTCCTTCACGAACTGAATTGAAGCCGATCACCGCGGTTGATTGGTCGATGACCGGGGATGCTCTGGCGATTGCCCGATTCGGAAATGTCGAGATGCAGCGACAGCTTCGAACGCGAGATGTTGAAACCGGAAAGAAGAAACAACACTGGCATTCCGTGTCTCAGTTGTCAGATCTGAACGGGAAAGTCAGTTCGGTTCATTTCTGTCTGGGTGGCGGAAAACTGGTCACTGCTTCGGGTGTCGCTGGCTTGGGTGGTGTCGCGACGCTGTGGGAATGGCCTCTCGGGAGGAAAGTGCTCGAGGTCCAAGGGCATCGCGACTTGATCTACGACGCCGAAGTCTCGCCCGATGGAACGCTGCTCGCCACTTGCAGCTACGACAAAGACATCATTCTCTGGGATATCAAAACCGGAAAGCCAGTTCGGACATTGTCGGGACATAATGGGGCTGTCTATGACATCGCATTCAGCCCGGACGGAACGACTCTCGCGAGTGCCAGTGCGGATGCAACTTGCAAAGTCTGGCGAGTTCGAGACGGTGCTCGATTGGATACTCTCGGTCAGCCATTACGAGAACAGTATTGCGTTGCGTTTTCTCCCGATGGAAATCACATCGCAGCTGCCGGGGCGGACAATCGAATTCGCGTCTGGAAGTTCGTTTCTCGATCAGAAGCCAGGATCAATCCGATCGTCTATGCACGATTTGCTCACGAGGGTCCGATCGTTCAACTGCAATATACTGCAGATGGCCAGTCACTCGTCTCAGTTTCTGATGATCGGTCAATCAAAGTTTGGGAAACCGCTGGGCTGACGGAAACACAAGTCCTCGAAAACCAACCCGAAGTGGCGATGGCTCTGTCGATCTCCCCGAACGGAGATGAATTTGTCGTTGGCCGCATGGATGGAACGCTCGACTTCTATCCGATCAAGAAAAACTCGAAGCGAGGATCACGCGTCAAAGAGCAGGTTGCGATTGAAATTCGTCCAAAGGTCAACGAAGACAAGCCATCTTCGACTGTCGCTGAAGTTGAGCCGAATCAATCGGTTGAGTCAGCACAGGATGTTTCACTCCCTGTCACGATTACAGGATTGATCCATGCAGAGGGAGCAGCCGACGAAGACTGCTTCCGATTCTCTGCAGAAGAAGGTGAAGAGTGGGTCTTTGAGGTCGATGCTGCCCGGTCGAAATCGATGCTCGATTCGATCATCGACATTCGCGATGAGTCCGGGAAACCGGTTGAGCGAGTCCTGCTGCAAGCGGTCCGCGACAGCTACTTTACATTCCGAGGGAAAACGGCGGACCAGTCGAATGACTTCCGTGTCTTCAATTGGGATGAGATGACGCTCAATGAATACCTGTATGCCAACGGCGAGGTCGTCAAGCTGTGGCTTTACCCGCGAGGTCCGGACTCAGGCTACGATGTTTATCCGGGGAGCGGAAATCGTTGGGGATACTTCGACACGACTCCGCTTGCGCACGCCCTCGGCGAGCCATGTTACATCGTCCGACCGTATCCGCCCGGAAGTGAAATCATTCCCAACGGGCTTCCGATTTTTACCGTCAATTATGAGAACGACGACGAAGCAAGACGTCAGCTCGGCAAAGACTCTCGACTCTTTTTCGTCGCTCCGAAAACCGGTCAGTACGTGTTGAGAATTCGTGATGTCCGGGGAATGTCGGGCGAGAATTATCATTATAAGTTGATCGCGCGGTCTCGAACTCCTGATTTCAAAACGCAGCTCGTCGATCGCAAGCTGAATGTGCCTTCCGGAGGTGCAGCGGAGTTCCGAATCAAAGTCGACCGGCTCGACAATTTTGATGGAGAAATCACTGTCGACGTCGCTGGCCTTCCTGAAAGATTCCGCAGTTCGCTTCCAGTAACGATCGAAGAAGAGCAGATCGAAGCTCAAGCTGTTTTGATCGCAGATCCCGGAGCGGAGAAATTGACTGAGGAAGAACTGTCTCGGATTGAGTTCACCGCGACCGCGAACATCCGTGGCGAAATCGTTCGTCATTCGGTTGATGGATTCGACGAAGTTTCCGTGGAAGCAGCTCCGAAACTCCATCTCGCGATCGGACCTGCCGATGGAGGTGCTCAACCTGTAGCGACCAGCGATTCCGGAATTCTTGAGTTCGAAATTCGTCCGGGCGAAACCATCATGCTTGAGGTGCAAGCTGAACGGAATGAATACGACGGACTCATTTCCTTCGGAAACGAAGACTCCGGTCGGAATCTCTCGCACGGCCTCTACGTGGACAACATTGGCCTGAACGGACTTTTGCTGCTGGAGAATCAGAGTCAGAGAGAGTTCTTCATCACCGCCGATGATTGGGTGCAGCCGCAGACTCGATTATTCCACTTGCGAACAGGCAACGCTGGCGGACACGCGACGCTGCCGGTCCGTCTCAAAATTCTGCCAGATTCTCCCGGAGCTGAGACGGGAGCGGAATAG
- a CDS encoding Rieske 2Fe-2S domain-containing protein — MDEFVAVAKTGEIPDGEGRTYPVNGKLIAIFNVSGEYLAINDLCPHMGASLSAGYVEDGQVSCPWHAWRFRLEDGKWMDNPKSDIKTDCYEVKVEEADILVRVPIKEAPSEESDPVR, encoded by the coding sequence ATGGACGAGTTTGTTGCAGTCGCGAAGACTGGTGAGATTCCTGATGGGGAAGGGCGGACCTATCCGGTGAATGGAAAGCTGATCGCGATCTTCAATGTGAGCGGAGAATACCTCGCGATCAACGATCTTTGTCCTCACATGGGTGCATCGCTTTCAGCGGGCTACGTCGAAGATGGTCAGGTGAGTTGCCCGTGGCATGCCTGGCGATTTCGCCTTGAAGATGGGAAATGGATGGACAATCCAAAGTCCGACATCAAGACAGACTGCTACGAAGTGAAGGTCGAAGAGGCCGACATTCTCGTTCGTGTTCCGATCAAGGAAGCACCTTCAGAAGAGAGTGACCCAGTCCGCTGA
- a CDS encoding Rrf2 family transcriptional regulator, which translates to MLSQTVEYALRAVVYLASVAPQGKTTSQIAEATKVPQAYLSKVMQGLRGEGILNSQRGVGGGISLAIPPETLTILDVVNAVEPIGRIKTCPLGLPSHGEHLCPLHSRMDQAFEVMEEAFRKTTLAEILADPNPSIPLVNSVLPGTGTFSPDEGE; encoded by the coding sequence ATGCTGTCGCAGACTGTTGAGTATGCCTTGCGAGCGGTCGTCTATCTGGCGTCTGTCGCTCCGCAGGGAAAAACCACTTCGCAGATCGCTGAAGCAACGAAAGTCCCGCAGGCGTATCTCTCGAAAGTCATGCAGGGGCTTCGCGGCGAGGGGATTCTCAATTCTCAACGTGGAGTCGGTGGCGGAATTTCACTCGCGATTCCCCCCGAGACGCTGACAATTCTTGATGTCGTCAATGCTGTCGAACCGATCGGACGGATCAAGACATGTCCGCTGGGACTCCCTTCACACGGGGAACACCTGTGTCCGCTGCATTCTCGGATGGATCAGGCATTTGAGGTCATGGAAGAAGCTTTCCGAAAGACCACACTGGCTGAGATCCTTGCCGATCCCAACCCCAGCATTCCGCTTGTGAATTCAGTGCTCCCGGGCACTGGTACTTTCTCTCCTGATGAGGGTGAGTAA
- a CDS encoding RNA methyltransferase, protein MPEYEAAFQEFLNEFLTPHRRQRIAEVLDQRIASIALMLFDVYQSHNASAVLRSCDAFGIQDVFVVEQEKEFSPNRDIARGSDRWLTIQRDSGPGALDRSLECLDQKGFQVVAMVPESAGSQTVASLPVEENLVLAFGTEKTGLPDEVIEGAAYRAHLPMYGFVESYNVSVAAALAMQELTAKVRSSSPGWGISPERRRQLMLSWTKKSIPNVTAIERRFRASWKQSVID, encoded by the coding sequence ATGCCAGAATACGAAGCAGCCTTTCAGGAGTTTTTAAATGAGTTTCTAACTCCTCATCGCAGACAGCGGATTGCAGAGGTTCTCGATCAACGGATCGCATCGATTGCATTGATGTTGTTTGATGTCTATCAGAGTCACAATGCGAGTGCCGTGTTGCGAAGCTGCGATGCGTTCGGGATTCAGGATGTCTTTGTCGTGGAGCAGGAAAAGGAGTTCTCTCCAAATCGAGATATCGCACGGGGATCCGATCGTTGGTTGACGATCCAACGCGATTCGGGACCAGGAGCATTGGATCGATCGCTGGAATGTCTCGATCAAAAGGGCTTTCAGGTGGTCGCGATGGTTCCGGAATCGGCCGGAAGTCAAACTGTCGCTTCACTTCCAGTGGAAGAGAATCTCGTGCTCGCATTCGGAACCGAGAAGACCGGGCTCCCGGATGAGGTGATCGAAGGGGCGGCGTATCGGGCTCATCTGCCGATGTATGGCTTTGTTGAAAGCTACAACGTGTCGGTGGCAGCAGCACTGGCAATGCAGGAACTGACTGCGAAAGTTCGCAGCTCTAGCCCAGGTTGGGGAATTTCTCCGGAACGACGACGTCAACTTATGCTGAGCTGGACTAAGAAATCGATTCCGAATGTGACTGCGATCGAAAGACGATTTCGAGCGTCTTGGAAGCAAAGTGTCATCGATTGA
- a CDS encoding MarR family transcriptional regulator, with product MMSGKLQSELKKRNPFDLPEQEAMLNLLRTNDQFENRFGRLFRKFGLTASQYNVLRILRGEGDPMPCLEVANRMIQVVPAITGLIDRLEKAELVTRDRCEKDRRVIYIALTEKAEKLLEEMDEPVMELHRTLLGHMTKKELTELTRLLEKCRSSLEEDV from the coding sequence GTGATGTCTGGAAAACTGCAAAGCGAATTGAAGAAACGCAACCCATTCGACCTGCCCGAGCAGGAAGCGATGCTGAATCTGTTACGTACGAACGACCAGTTCGAGAATCGGTTCGGCCGTCTCTTTCGGAAGTTTGGGCTGACAGCTTCTCAGTACAATGTGTTGCGCATCCTTCGCGGTGAAGGGGATCCGATGCCATGCCTGGAAGTCGCCAATCGCATGATTCAAGTTGTCCCAGCGATCACGGGACTGATTGATCGGTTAGAGAAAGCGGAATTGGTCACTCGAGACCGGTGCGAAAAAGATCGGCGGGTGATTTACATCGCCTTGACTGAGAAAGCCGAGAAACTTCTTGAAGAGATGGATGAGCCAGTCATGGAATTGCATCGAACATTGCTCGGGCACATGACGAAGAAAGAGCTGACTGAATTGACTCGCCTTCTCGAGAAGTGTCGGTCGAGCCTCGAAGAGGATGTGTGA
- a CDS encoding glucose 1-dehydrogenase, giving the protein MRFEGKVVVVTGGTSGIGRESVIQFASEGAKVVFGGRRQSEGDEIVGEVTKAGGTAVFVKTDVTNEAEVKALIDTAVEKFGKLDVAFNNAGVEHTGAVNEFLEEEYRKTFDVNVLGVFLSQKYEIPAMLKSGGGVIINTSSVLGHVGIPGTAIYTASKHAVEGITRATALEYAQQGIRVNSVAPGPIETAMVDRFAGEPGSEGRKGMESFVPVGRLGLVREVAKAVLYLASDDASFTTGASLPVDGAILAG; this is encoded by the coding sequence ATGAGGTTCGAAGGAAAAGTCGTCGTGGTCACCGGAGGCACATCCGGGATTGGCCGGGAATCTGTGATTCAATTTGCCAGCGAAGGGGCCAAAGTCGTCTTCGGTGGAAGACGTCAAAGCGAAGGCGATGAGATCGTCGGCGAAGTGACAAAGGCGGGTGGAACTGCTGTCTTCGTGAAGACAGACGTAACCAATGAAGCCGAAGTCAAAGCTCTCATTGACACGGCTGTCGAGAAGTTTGGAAAGCTGGACGTCGCGTTCAACAACGCGGGCGTCGAACACACCGGTGCTGTGAACGAATTCCTCGAAGAAGAGTACCGGAAAACATTTGATGTGAATGTGCTCGGCGTTTTTCTCAGCCAGAAGTATGAGATCCCTGCGATGCTGAAATCCGGCGGCGGAGTGATCATCAATACGTCCAGTGTTCTGGGACATGTGGGAATCCCCGGAACTGCAATCTACACGGCAAGCAAGCACGCAGTTGAGGGGATCACCAGAGCGACTGCTCTCGAGTATGCCCAGCAGGGAATTCGAGTGAATTCCGTCGCGCCGGGACCGATTGAAACCGCTATGGTCGATCGCTTCGCTGGAGAACCTGGCTCGGAAGGTCGAAAAGGGATGGAGTCGTTTGTCCCAGTTGGACGACTCGGATTGGTTCGCGAAGTCGCCAAGGCTGTGCTCTATCTCGCTTCGGACGATGCATCGTTCACGACGGGAGCATCGCTTCCAGTCGACGGGGCAATCCTCGCTGGCTGA
- a CDS encoding pirin family protein, with protein sequence MLTVRKANDRGSADHGWLKTSHTFSFSTYHDPKHIHFRTLRVMNEDWVAPGEGFGTHPHKDMEIVTYVLEGALEHRDSMGNGEILRPGEFQRMTAGTGITHSEFNPSSDEPVHLYQIWIFPEEKGLEPSYEQKSFDDELMRNQLLRVASRSQQGGSLKIHQDAEIFLSRLDPGQSVEHPIAPGRHAWLQVLRGSVSLTGEELEAGDGVAVSDEASLAIHSSDSSEILLFDLA encoded by the coding sequence ATGTTAACTGTCCGCAAAGCCAATGATCGTGGAAGTGCTGATCACGGGTGGCTGAAGACTTCACATACGTTTTCGTTTTCAACCTATCACGATCCGAAGCACATTCACTTCCGAACGCTGCGTGTTATGAATGAAGACTGGGTGGCTCCTGGTGAAGGGTTTGGTACGCATCCTCATAAGGATATGGAGATCGTGACCTACGTGCTCGAGGGAGCACTCGAACACCGTGACTCGATGGGGAACGGCGAAATTCTGCGGCCTGGTGAGTTTCAGAGAATGACCGCCGGAACCGGGATTACGCACAGCGAATTCAATCCCTCAAGTGACGAACCGGTCCATCTTTATCAAATCTGGATCTTTCCTGAAGAGAAAGGTCTCGAGCCGAGCTACGAACAAAAGTCGTTCGACGATGAGTTGATGAGAAACCAACTGCTTCGGGTTGCGTCTCGTTCACAGCAGGGAGGCTCTTTGAAGATTCATCAGGATGCCGAAATCTTTCTCTCGCGACTCGATCCCGGACAGAGCGTGGAACATCCAATCGCCCCGGGACGCCATGCGTGGCTTCAAGTCTTGAGAGGAAGCGTTTCGCTCACCGGTGAAGAGCTGGAAGCTGGAGATGGCGTCGCTGTCAGTGATGAAGCGTCTCTGGCCATTCACTCGTCTGATTCGTCAGAAATTCTGCTCTTCGATCTCGCTTAA
- the truA gene encoding tRNA pseudouridine(38-40) synthase TruA, translated as MPTIRLRIAYDGTNYSGWQVQPNETTVQGVIEAAIHKLTGEAISVLCAGRTDSGVHALGQIASFRSNFNIPPHRWRPALQSHLPEDVVILESDQVADEFHATFSAVSKRYRYVIHNSVVEHPFWRKFVWRIAQSLDETAMHEAAQVLVGTHDFRSFESHWPNKATSVRTVRAISLRRHSDWNLWSALNSNETESNEISASNRTTNEATGDFISLEIEADGFLYNMVRTITGTLVNIGRGTWTKENLLDILNAQDRKIAGATAPACGLYLAQVHYPQELLTPPENESSQ; from the coding sequence ATGCCGACGATTCGACTTCGCATTGCCTACGATGGAACCAACTACAGCGGATGGCAAGTTCAGCCCAACGAAACCACCGTGCAGGGTGTGATCGAAGCAGCGATTCACAAGCTGACCGGCGAAGCGATTAGCGTGCTCTGTGCAGGTCGGACTGATTCAGGAGTGCATGCCCTGGGGCAGATAGCGAGTTTCCGAAGCAACTTCAACATCCCTCCCCACCGTTGGCGGCCCGCTTTGCAGTCTCACCTTCCCGAGGATGTCGTCATTCTGGAGTCGGACCAGGTTGCTGATGAATTTCATGCCACATTTTCCGCTGTGTCAAAACGCTATCGTTACGTCATTCACAACAGCGTTGTCGAACACCCGTTCTGGCGGAAATTTGTGTGGAGAATCGCTCAGTCTCTCGATGAAACCGCGATGCACGAAGCGGCTCAGGTTCTCGTGGGGACACACGATTTTCGAAGCTTTGAATCTCACTGGCCGAACAAGGCGACCAGCGTACGAACCGTCCGTGCCATCTCCCTCCGACGGCACTCCGACTGGAATCTCTGGTCTGCATTGAATTCGAACGAGACAGAATCGAACGAAATCTCTGCATCGAATCGGACCACGAATGAAGCCACTGGAGATTTCATCAGCCTTGAAATTGAAGCGGATGGTTTTCTTTACAACATGGTCCGCACAATTACCGGGACCCTCGTCAACATCGGTCGAGGGACGTGGACCAAGGAAAATCTCCTCGACATCCTCAATGCACAGGACAGAAAAATCGCCGGAGCAACTGCACCGGCCTGCGGGCTCTATTTGGCCCAAGTCCATTACCCGCAGGAGTTACTGACACCACCTGAGAACGAATCGAGTCAGTAA
- a CDS encoding STAS domain-containing protein, with product MSIPVTHRDIDGVQVLVIGIDDVSISEDALEEISQKLLDYTVSIPPQVVVDMQHIDFFGSSFIETLFRMWNRIKAVDGGRFALSGLRPYCLEVLQVTNLTSVWPIYPDVDTAVASFNDSRAES from the coding sequence ATGTCCATCCCGGTGACCCATCGTGACATTGACGGAGTTCAGGTGCTCGTCATTGGAATTGACGATGTCAGCATCTCCGAGGATGCACTCGAAGAAATCAGCCAGAAGCTCCTCGATTACACAGTCAGCATTCCCCCGCAAGTGGTCGTCGATATGCAGCATATCGACTTCTTCGGGTCGTCCTTCATCGAAACGCTGTTTCGCATGTGGAATCGAATCAAAGCAGTCGACGGTGGACGATTTGCACTGAGTGGGCTTCGCCCCTATTGCCTCGAGGTTCTGCAGGTCACCAACCTGACCTCCGTTTGGCCCATTTACCCCGACGTTGATACAGCAGTCGCCTCTTTCAACGACAGCCGGGCCGAGTCATAA
- the ftsH gene encoding ATP-dependent zinc metalloprotease FtsH: MTSLPPEKESSEQNKKTKGEKPSGPTFWYLLIGLIVAILLWSWVNENGHANELTFGKFVRGLKSGEFNSQNVHELRLGLEYITFQDQPKSKSTDEETASAESQDSPTEESSSAAEESSSHAETVASAADSEETAEAMKRYRIPVGGISPQDLDKLTDLLEESGIDFTGTSPQTEWGTIFSIMLMAAVVLIFIVFLRRMGGPGQAMSFGRSRGRLMAEDDVKVTFDDVAGIDEAVEELREVVEFLRTPGKYQALGGRIPRGVLLVGPPGTGKTLLAKAVAGEAGVPFFSLSGSDFVEMFVGVGAARVRDMFAQAVQKSPSIIFIDELDALGKTRGSGMPGGHDEREQTLNALLVEMDGFSSDQSVIVMGATNRPETLDPALMRPGRFDRHVLVDRADYKGREKILQVHAQKIKMDDDVDLKRIAKLTPGFVGADLANLVNEAALLAARANKSAVSMVEFEEGIERVVAGLEKSSRLIQEDEKLRVAYHECGHALVASSLPQTDPVHKISIIPRGFGALGYMLQRPEDDRHLVTQTELENRICVALGGIAAEELFFDETSSGPQNDLEQSTSMARRMVMEFGMSPKLGRVNYRESKRSPFLQGVSQSSAEFAHSEQTLREIDLEVRRIIDEAMETAREIVRSQKNVLEEMTQELLKKEVMNSDELKEILDRYKTGPQLKPGTSVAKRSGDAPASGEESSETRKQGTDE, translated from the coding sequence ATGACCTCGCTCCCACCAGAAAAAGAATCGTCGGAACAAAACAAAAAGACCAAGGGTGAAAAGCCTTCCGGTCCAACTTTCTGGTATCTGCTGATCGGCCTGATCGTAGCGATTCTGCTTTGGTCGTGGGTCAACGAGAATGGTCACGCCAACGAATTGACCTTCGGCAAGTTCGTACGTGGACTGAAATCCGGCGAGTTCAATTCCCAGAACGTCCATGAACTGCGACTTGGATTGGAATACATCACTTTCCAGGATCAGCCCAAATCAAAGTCAACGGACGAAGAGACAGCTTCAGCTGAGTCGCAGGATTCACCGACCGAGGAGTCCAGCTCTGCAGCGGAAGAGTCATCTTCTCATGCCGAAACCGTAGCGAGTGCGGCAGACTCTGAAGAAACTGCCGAAGCGATGAAACGCTACCGGATTCCAGTCGGAGGGATCTCGCCTCAGGATCTGGATAAGCTGACTGATTTGCTCGAAGAGTCTGGTATCGATTTCACAGGAACTTCTCCACAGACTGAGTGGGGGACGATCTTCTCCATCATGCTGATGGCTGCGGTTGTGCTCATCTTTATCGTCTTTCTGCGACGTATGGGTGGCCCCGGACAAGCCATGTCATTCGGTCGAAGTCGCGGTCGCTTGATGGCTGAAGATGACGTGAAAGTTACTTTCGACGATGTGGCTGGGATCGACGAAGCGGTCGAAGAGCTCAGAGAAGTGGTTGAGTTTCTGCGAACGCCCGGCAAATATCAGGCACTCGGCGGTCGAATTCCGCGCGGAGTTCTACTCGTCGGTCCGCCGGGTACGGGAAAGACGCTGCTCGCGAAAGCTGTCGCTGGTGAAGCTGGTGTTCCGTTCTTCAGTCTCTCCGGTTCAGACTTTGTGGAGATGTTTGTCGGTGTCGGAGCAGCTCGAGTTCGAGACATGTTCGCACAAGCAGTTCAGAAGTCTCCAAGCATTATTTTCATCGATGAATTAGATGCTCTCGGAAAAACCCGCGGAAGCGGGATGCCCGGCGGGCACGACGAACGAGAACAAACTCTCAACGCATTGCTCGTTGAGATGGATGGCTTCTCCTCCGATCAGAGTGTGATCGTGATGGGAGCGACAAATCGTCCAGAAACACTCGACCCAGCCCTCATGCGACCGGGCCGATTCGACAGGCATGTTCTCGTCGATCGGGCTGACTATAAAGGTCGTGAGAAGATCCTGCAGGTGCATGCTCAGAAAATTAAGATGGACGATGATGTCGATCTGAAACGCATCGCGAAACTGACTCCGGGATTCGTCGGAGCTGATTTAGCCAATCTGGTCAACGAAGCTGCCTTGCTCGCAGCCCGAGCGAATAAATCTGCCGTTTCAATGGTCGAGTTTGAAGAAGGCATTGAACGCGTCGTGGCAGGTCTCGAAAAGTCGTCGAGACTGATTCAAGAAGACGAAAAACTACGGGTCGCGTATCACGAATGTGGACACGCTCTGGTTGCTTCATCGCTGCCGCAGACCGATCCAGTTCACAAGATTTCGATCATTCCTCGTGGATTTGGAGCGTTGGGGTACATGCTCCAGCGACCGGAAGACGATCGTCATCTCGTCACTCAAACGGAGCTTGAAAACCGAATTTGCGTCGCGCTGGGAGGGATCGCGGCTGAGGAGCTGTTCTTCGATGAAACATCATCTGGCCCGCAGAACGATCTCGAACAAAGTACATCCATGGCCCGCAGAATGGTCATGGAGTTTGGGATGAGTCCCAAGCTGGGACGCGTCAATTACCGAGAGTCCAAACGCTCGCCGTTCCTGCAAGGCGTGTCGCAATCGAGTGCGGAGTTCGCTCACAGCGAGCAAACTTTGCGAGAGATTGATCTGGAAGTACGCCGGATCATCGACGAAGCAATGGAGACGGCGAGGGAGATTGTCCGGAGCCAGAAGAACGTCCTCGAAGAAATGACGCAAGAGCTTCTCAAGAAGGAAGTCATGAATTCGGACGAGCTGAAAGAAATTCTCGATCGCTACAAGACCGGCCCGCAACTCAAGCCTGGCACATCAGTCGCCAAGAGATCAGGGGACGCTCCAGCTTCTGGGGAGGAATCTTCTGAAACCAGAAAACAGGGAACGGACGAGTAA